From one Enterobacter kobei genomic stretch:
- a CDS encoding YbdD/YjiX family protein — MFDTLSKAGKYLGQAAKLMIGVPDYDNYVEHMRQNHPDQPPMTYEAFFRDRQDARYGSKGGVKCC; from the coding sequence ATGTTCGATACACTATCGAAAGCCGGAAAATATCTGGGCCAGGCGGCGAAGCTGATGATCGGCGTGCCGGACTACGACAACTACGTCGAGCACATGCGCCAGAACCATCCCGACCAGCCGCCGATGACCTATGAAGCGTTTTTCCGCGACCGGCAGGACGCGCGCTACGGCAGCAAAGGCGGCGTGAAGTGCTGTTAG
- a CDS encoding helix-turn-helix domain-containing protein translates to MTVQFINDEEGKPQYVVIPYHEYFRMRLAMLEYDDEDEADWEDVPAESDKYDDEKLPHEVCLVMSREDVSLQAAWRILRGLSQQEVADKLGISQSAVSQLEAKDSRPQKRTREKLAAIYGCKQEQISLYLPKEG, encoded by the coding sequence ATGACTGTTCAGTTCATCAATGATGAAGAAGGAAAACCCCAGTACGTTGTTATCCCTTACCACGAATACTTTCGTATGCGTTTAGCCATGCTGGAATATGACGACGAAGATGAAGCGGACTGGGAGGATGTACCAGCCGAGTCCGATAAATATGACGACGAGAAATTGCCCCATGAAGTGTGCCTGGTGATGTCCCGCGAGGACGTCAGCCTGCAGGCCGCCTGGCGTATTTTACGGGGTTTGTCGCAGCAGGAGGTGGCTGACAAACTGGGTATCAGCCAGTCAGCCGTTTCACAGCTTGAGGCAAAAGACTCGCGCCCGCAGAAACGCACCCGCGAAAAACTTGCGGCGATTTACGGCTGCAAGCAGGAGCAAATCAGCCTTTATCTGCCCAAAGAAGGCTAA
- a CDS encoding oxidoreductase — protein MSNTDIRVVPGPANYYSHAGSLTRLHDFYTPEQLSRAVWIYGERAIAAATPYLPESFHAPGAKHLLFKGHCSEHDVAELVAQAGDDRRVVIGLGGGALLDTVKAVARRLALPVVAIPTIAATCAAWTPLSVWYNDAGQALHFEIFDDANFLVLVEPHIILEAPAEYLLAGIGDTLAKWYEAVVLAPEPESLPLTVRLGINGALAIRDVLLDSSEAALADQARGEVTQAFRDVVDAIIAGGGMVGGLGERYTRVAAAHSVHNGLTVLPQTEKYLHGTKVAYGILVQSALLGQDEVLAQLIAAYKRFRLPTTLAELEVDIHHAAELDRVIAHTLRPVESIHALPVPVTAASLRAAFEKVENLSR, from the coding sequence ATGAGCAACACCGATATTCGCGTCGTACCCGGCCCCGCCAACTACTATTCCCATGCCGGGAGCCTGACGCGCCTGCACGATTTTTATACCCCGGAGCAGCTTTCCCGTGCGGTCTGGATCTACGGTGAGCGCGCCATCGCCGCTGCCACCCCTTACCTGCCGGAGAGTTTCCATGCGCCCGGCGCGAAGCACCTGCTGTTTAAGGGGCACTGTAGCGAGCACGACGTGGCGGAGCTGGTGGCGCAGGCGGGCGACGATCGCCGCGTGGTGATTGGCCTGGGCGGCGGTGCGCTGCTGGATACCGTGAAAGCGGTGGCGCGGAGGTTGGCGTTGCCGGTGGTGGCTATCCCGACCATCGCCGCCACCTGTGCGGCCTGGACGCCGCTCTCCGTCTGGTATAACGACGCCGGACAGGCGCTGCATTTTGAGATCTTCGACGATGCCAACTTCCTGGTGCTGGTAGAGCCGCACATCATTCTGGAAGCCCCGGCGGAATACCTGCTGGCGGGCATTGGCGATACGCTGGCGAAGTGGTATGAAGCGGTGGTGCTGGCACCTGAACCGGAAAGCCTGCCGCTGACGGTGCGGCTTGGCATCAATGGTGCGCTGGCGATCCGCGATGTGCTGTTAGACAGCAGTGAAGCGGCACTGGCGGATCAGGCGCGGGGGGAGGTCACGCAGGCTTTCCGGGATGTGGTGGATGCGATCATCGCCGGTGGCGGCATGGTGGGCGGACTGGGCGAGCGCTACACCCGCGTGGCGGCAGCGCATTCGGTGCATAACGGGCTGACGGTACTGCCACAAACCGAGAAATACCTGCACGGCACCAAAGTCGCCTACGGCATTCTGGTACAGAGCGCCCTGCTCGGTCAGGACGAGGTGCTGGCGCAGCTCATCGCCGCCTATAAACGCTTCAGGCTGCCGACCACGCTGGCGGAACTTGAGGTCGATATTCACCATGCGGCGGAACTGGACCGGGTTATTGCGCATACGCTGCGCCCGGTGGAATCCATCCACGCCCTGCCCGTACCGGTAACGGCGGCGTCCCTGCGGGCGGCTTTTGAAAAAGTGGAAAACCTCAGCCGCTGA
- a CDS encoding sugar ABC transporter ATP-binding protein translates to MSVNHLDMRAITLAFAGVKALSQVNFTLRGGSVHALTGANGAGKSTLMAVLCGTHDHYEGEIAINHQVVSIRSPRDAKQLGIHLVQQEVDVALIPGLSIAENIMLDRLAEPGHAYHWPKVRQQARAALAQLDVTLDVRRSIDSCTLAEKQQILLARALSHRCRFLILDEPTAPLDQHESERLFAVVRRLQQQGIAVVFISHRIHELKAICDTLTVLRDGKLIESGPMDNLPGDAIVEKMLGHELSDIYPPKRAQHSDETLLRVEGLHDEGLLKDISLQLRKGEILGIAGLAGAGKTELCKALFGASKSRVTRGELNSQPWKPRDPADSVLRGIALVPEERRKEGIFIDESVSMNLAVSADNRFSRGGIFSHRKAWRWAQEVIARIGVRTTGPGQLLRRLSGGNQQKVAIGKWLRGNANVLIFDEPTKGVDVKAKTDLFQLIDGLAREGKGVIYASGEFAELVGLCDRICVLWDGRIVAEIAGADAREETLLYYSTGGTAS, encoded by the coding sequence ATGAGCGTTAACCATCTCGACATGCGCGCCATCACGCTCGCCTTTGCCGGTGTAAAAGCGCTGTCGCAGGTCAATTTCACCCTGCGCGGCGGATCGGTTCATGCCCTGACCGGTGCGAACGGCGCGGGCAAATCCACGCTGATGGCGGTGCTGTGCGGCACGCACGATCATTACGAAGGGGAGATCGCCATCAATCACCAGGTGGTCTCCATTCGCTCGCCCCGTGATGCGAAACAACTGGGTATTCATCTGGTGCAGCAGGAAGTGGACGTGGCGCTGATCCCCGGTCTGTCGATTGCTGAAAACATCATGCTCGATCGGCTGGCGGAGCCGGGTCATGCGTATCACTGGCCGAAGGTTCGTCAGCAGGCACGCGCCGCGCTGGCGCAGCTGGACGTGACGCTGGACGTGCGGCGTTCCATTGACAGCTGCACGCTGGCTGAAAAGCAGCAAATTTTACTCGCCCGGGCGTTATCGCACCGCTGCCGCTTTTTGATCCTCGATGAACCTACCGCGCCCCTTGATCAGCATGAAAGCGAACGGCTGTTTGCGGTGGTACGACGCCTGCAACAGCAAGGGATCGCTGTGGTGTTTATCTCCCATCGCATTCATGAACTGAAAGCGATCTGCGACACCTTAACGGTGCTGCGGGACGGCAAGCTGATCGAATCCGGGCCGATGGACAATCTGCCAGGCGACGCGATCGTCGAAAAGATGCTCGGTCACGAACTGAGCGATATTTACCCGCCGAAACGCGCGCAGCACAGCGATGAGACGCTGCTGCGGGTAGAGGGGCTGCACGACGAAGGCCTGTTAAAAGATATCTCGTTGCAGCTGCGCAAGGGTGAAATTCTCGGCATCGCCGGGCTGGCGGGGGCAGGCAAAACCGAGCTGTGCAAGGCGCTGTTTGGTGCCAGCAAAAGCCGAGTGACCCGCGGGGAGCTTAACAGCCAGCCGTGGAAACCGCGCGATCCGGCGGACTCAGTACTGCGCGGCATCGCGCTGGTGCCGGAGGAGCGTCGCAAAGAGGGCATCTTCATCGACGAATCGGTGAGCATGAATCTGGCGGTCAGCGCGGATAACCGTTTTTCCCGTGGCGGGATCTTTAGCCACCGCAAAGCCTGGCGCTGGGCGCAGGAGGTGATCGCCCGCATCGGCGTGCGCACCACCGGGCCTGGGCAACTCCTGCGGCGGCTGTCCGGCGGCAATCAACAGAAAGTGGCGATTGGCAAATGGCTGCGCGGTAACGCGAACGTACTGATTTTTGACGAGCCGACCAAGGGCGTGGACGTCAAAGCCAAAACCGATCTGTTTCAGTTGATCGACGGGCTGGCACGGGAAGGGAAGGGCGTGATCTACGCCTCCGGCGAGTTCGCCGAACTGGTGGGGTTGTGCGATCGCATTTGCGTGTTGTGGGATGGCAGGATCGTAGCGGAAATCGCCGGGGCAGACGCCCGTGAAGAAACACTACTTTATTATTCGACCGGAGGTACGGCGTCGTGA
- a CDS encoding ABC transporter permease, with protein MSKALSVNATASGRQQFFDFLYKWGMLLTVVVLIAVFGLASDNFLDPFNIINILRSIAIVTVIAIGVSISLTVGGFDLSVGSTASLANALVISLFVWHGFGTTEAILVTLALCTLVGLFNAFLIVVLRIPDMLATLGSLFVIQGVAMTYSYGGSITQNMLLPSGEMAEGLIPDAFALLGQVPVIVIIMLVVTVVAQLALSLTTHGRRMYAIGGNPEAARLSGIRTTRYKVAAYVIASLLAGLGGILLASRIGSSQVNAGGGYLMDAVAAAWIGFSLAGSGKPNALGTLVGAVILGVLSNGLVMLSVPYYAMDIIKGLVLAGALALTYFQRR; from the coding sequence GTGAGCAAGGCCCTTTCAGTGAATGCAACGGCATCAGGCCGTCAGCAGTTTTTCGATTTTCTCTATAAATGGGGCATGTTGCTGACCGTGGTGGTGCTGATCGCCGTGTTTGGCCTCGCCTCGGATAACTTCCTCGATCCGTTCAACATCATCAATATTCTGCGCTCGATTGCCATTGTCACGGTGATCGCCATCGGCGTGTCTATTTCCCTCACCGTGGGCGGTTTTGACCTGTCGGTGGGTTCGACAGCATCGCTGGCAAATGCGTTAGTGATTTCGCTGTTTGTCTGGCACGGCTTTGGCACCACCGAAGCGATTCTGGTGACGCTGGCGCTCTGTACGCTGGTGGGGCTGTTTAACGCCTTTCTCATCGTGGTGCTGCGCATTCCCGACATGCTCGCCACGCTCGGCAGCCTGTTCGTCATTCAGGGCGTGGCGATGACGTACAGCTACGGCGGCTCGATTACGCAAAACATGCTGCTGCCCAGCGGCGAGATGGCGGAAGGGCTGATCCCGGACGCTTTTGCGCTGCTCGGTCAGGTGCCGGTGATCGTCATCATCATGCTGGTGGTAACGGTGGTGGCGCAGTTAGCGCTGTCGCTGACCACTCATGGCCGCCGCATGTACGCCATCGGCGGCAACCCGGAAGCGGCGCGCCTCTCCGGTATCCGCACGACCCGTTACAAGGTGGCGGCCTATGTGATTGCTTCGCTGCTGGCGGGACTGGGCGGAATTTTGCTGGCCTCGCGCATCGGCTCCTCGCAGGTTAACGCCGGTGGCGGTTATCTGATGGATGCGGTGGCGGCGGCCTGGATCGGCTTTTCGCTGGCTGGTTCCGGCAAACCCAATGCGCTCGGTACGCTGGTGGGCGCGGTCATTCTCGGTGTGCTGTCGAACGGGCTGGTGATGCTGTCGGTTCCGTATTACGCCATGGACATTATTAAGGGGCTGGTGCTGGCCGGCGCTCTTGCACTCACTTATTTCCAGCGCCGTTAA
- a CDS encoding sugar ABC transporter substrate-binding protein, whose product MKKFALSLLALGLLSSVQGYAATPAPVPAAIAGHNGPIRIAVIRNLGSDDNTTQFVSGALTEGKKLGFKISTFLSNGDDAKFQDFVNQAISQKYDGIILSQGRDPYSTDLVKKAVDAGIAVSVFDTAVKGEIPGVTVTQQDDASLTDLSFGELVKDFNGKANIIKLWVAGFPPMERRQAAYQELLKQHPGIKELESIGAVSSDVQGDTANKVGAVLAKYPKGQIDAIWGTWDAFSQGAYKALKENGRTEIKLYSIDISNQDLQLMREAGSPWKVSVAVDPKLIGATNVRLIANKIAGEKTPATYDFKAAAIPQALLVSQPGNVNVAALGKIIPGWGQTEDFIAPWFATLEAKQK is encoded by the coding sequence ATGAAAAAATTTGCACTGTCACTGCTGGCGCTGGGCTTACTGAGTTCAGTACAGGGTTATGCCGCCACGCCTGCACCGGTTCCGGCTGCGATTGCCGGTCATAACGGACCGATCCGTATCGCGGTCATTCGTAACCTCGGCTCTGACGACAACACGACGCAGTTTGTCTCCGGCGCGTTGACGGAAGGTAAAAAGCTCGGCTTTAAGATCAGCACCTTTTTAAGTAACGGCGATGATGCGAAGTTTCAGGATTTTGTGAACCAGGCGATCAGCCAGAAATACGACGGCATTATTCTTTCCCAGGGGCGCGATCCCTACTCCACCGATCTGGTGAAGAAAGCCGTGGACGCAGGCATTGCGGTGTCGGTGTTTGATACCGCTGTGAAGGGTGAGATCCCGGGCGTCACCGTCACCCAGCAGGATGACGCCTCCCTGACGGATCTGTCGTTTGGCGAGCTGGTGAAAGACTTCAACGGCAAGGCGAACATCATCAAACTGTGGGTCGCCGGGTTCCCGCCGATGGAGCGTCGCCAGGCCGCCTATCAGGAACTGCTGAAGCAGCATCCGGGCATCAAAGAACTGGAATCCATTGGCGCAGTGTCGTCGGACGTGCAGGGAGATACCGCCAACAAAGTCGGCGCGGTGCTGGCGAAATACCCGAAAGGGCAGATCGACGCCATCTGGGGCACATGGGATGCCTTCAGTCAGGGCGCCTATAAAGCGCTGAAAGAGAATGGCCGTACTGAAATCAAACTCTACAGCATCGACATCTCCAATCAGGATCTCCAGCTGATGCGCGAAGCGGGCAGCCCGTGGAAAGTGAGCGTGGCGGTGGATCCGAAGCTGATTGGTGCCACTAACGTACGGCTGATCGCCAATAAGATCGCCGGTGAGAAAACGCCTGCCACCTATGACTTTAAAGCCGCCGCGATCCCGCAGGCGCTGCTGGTCAGCCAGCCAGGCAACGTGAACGTCGCGGCGCTGGGTAAAATTATTCCGGGCTGGGGCCAGACGGAAGACTTTATCGCACCGTGGTTTGCGACGCTGGAAGCGAAGCAGAAGTAA
- a CDS encoding LVIVD repeat-containing protein: MASHLPTPDYSRNMRLIGHSDQGGRPDGVQLMVHRGFAYIGHMVSQGFSIVDVRDPKNPTPAGYVPAPPGTWNVHLQAHDDLLLVINARDLFADARFADEKVYYTRSVGETVRDVQDKGWSAGLRIFDISVPDKPREISFLSLNGIGIHRIWYVGGRWAYVSALIDGFTDYIFLTIDLADPRKPEVAGRWWLPGMHQAAGETPQWPEGKRYALHHAIIAGDTAYGSWRDGGLTLLDVKDRTRPTLISHRNWSPPFGGGTHTALPLPDRNLLVVLDEAVLDNQEDGEKLIWLFDIREPSNPVSIATFPQPNETDYVAKGAHFGPHNLHENRPGSFVSSTLIFATYQNAGVRVYDISDPYRPVETGALVPAAPATMMDTRPGRPQVIQSCDVFVDAAGIIYSTDYNGGLSVIEYLG; encoded by the coding sequence GTGGCTTCTCATTTACCCACCCCCGATTACAGCCGCAACATGCGGCTGATTGGCCACAGCGATCAGGGTGGTCGCCCGGACGGGGTGCAACTGATGGTGCATCGCGGCTTTGCGTATATCGGCCATATGGTGTCGCAGGGCTTTTCCATTGTGGACGTGCGCGATCCTAAAAACCCCACGCCCGCCGGATATGTGCCAGCGCCACCGGGCACCTGGAACGTCCATTTGCAGGCGCACGACGATCTGCTGCTGGTGATCAACGCCCGGGATCTGTTTGCTGACGCGCGTTTTGCCGATGAAAAGGTCTACTACACCCGCTCGGTGGGCGAGACGGTGCGCGATGTGCAGGACAAAGGCTGGAGCGCCGGGCTGCGCATTTTTGATATTTCAGTGCCGGACAAACCGCGTGAAATCAGTTTCCTGTCGCTGAACGGCATCGGCATTCATCGTATCTGGTACGTGGGCGGGCGCTGGGCTTACGTCTCGGCGCTGATCGATGGCTTCACGGATTATATTTTCCTGACTATCGATCTGGCTGACCCGCGCAAACCAGAGGTAGCCGGGCGCTGGTGGTTACCGGGGATGCATCAGGCAGCGGGAGAAACCCCGCAGTGGCCGGAAGGTAAACGCTACGCGCTGCATCACGCCATTATTGCCGGCGATACCGCCTATGGCAGCTGGCGCGACGGCGGGCTGACGCTGCTGGATGTGAAAGATCGCACCCGGCCAACGCTCATCAGCCACCGCAACTGGAGCCCGCCCTTTGGCGGCGGCACGCATACCGCGCTGCCGTTACCGGACAGGAATTTGCTGGTGGTGCTGGATGAAGCGGTGCTCGACAATCAGGAAGATGGCGAGAAGCTGATCTGGCTGTTTGATATTCGCGAGCCGTCAAATCCGGTGAGCATCGCCACTTTCCCGCAGCCGAATGAAACTGACTATGTGGCGAAGGGCGCACACTTCGGGCCGCATAACCTGCATGAAAACCGGCCTGGCAGCTTTGTCAGCTCAACGCTGATCTTCGCCACCTACCAGAATGCCGGGGTGCGTGTCTATGACATATCAGACCCGTACCGTCCGGTGGAAACCGGCGCGCTGGTGCCTGCCGCGCCTGCTACCATGATGGACACCCGGCCCGGACGCCCGCAGGTGATCCAGTCCTGTGATGTCTTTGTCGATGCGGCGGGGATCATTTACAGCACGGATTACAACGGCGGGCTGTCGGTGATAGAGTATCTCGGTTAG